In Microbacterium galbinum, a single window of DNA contains:
- a CDS encoding YggT family protein yields MQLVSIAASIIHLVLLLYIFVLFARLILDYIPLFNREWRPKGFGLVVAEAAYTVTDPPIRFFRRIIPPLRIGTLSLDFGFALTMLIVLILMNIVRLFI; encoded by the coding sequence GTGCAGCTGGTCTCGATCGCCGCGAGCATCATCCATCTGGTGCTGCTGCTGTACATCTTCGTCCTCTTCGCGAGGCTGATCCTCGACTACATCCCGCTGTTCAACAGGGAGTGGCGACCGAAGGGCTTCGGCCTGGTCGTCGCCGAAGCCGCTTACACGGTGACCGATCCGCCGATCCGGTTCTTCCGGCGGATCATCCCGCCCCTGCGGATCGGAACGCTGTCGTTGGACTTCGGTTTCGCCCTGACGATGCTCATCGTGCTGATCCTGATGAACATCGTCCGGCTCTTCATCTGA